Proteins from a single region of Neodiprion virginianus isolate iyNeoVirg1 chromosome 4, iyNeoVirg1.1, whole genome shotgun sequence:
- the LOC124303605 gene encoding putative fatty acyl-CoA reductase CG5065 isoform X1: MAAESEIARWYRGKTVFITGATGFMGKVLLEKLLRSCPEIGPIYILVREKKDVLSHERVENMLTSDLFNELRNFGIIHGDRVHAIPGDVSLPELGISPEDRRLLQDTVSVVFHVAATVRFDEHLRLAVAMNFEGTKAVLQLCQGMAQLAAIVHVSTAYSNCDLSVIEERVYPPPANPTKVLQCVAGLDDDALDFVTPRLIYGHPNTYTFTKALAEDIVAKHSTVLPIVIVRPSIVAASWKEPRPGWVDNFNGPTALVVGAGKGLLTSIYGRKHVIVDMIPVDVCINLFIAAAWEMGTRKSSKLVSDIRVYNCVSGPFSPLTWNDFITHMTPCGTNYAMSDTISPPDIVMTSSRIRHAFRTFFYQSIVAHVGDFIIRSSGGKPKLKHYQQKLNHMVSLLEFFTTHEWEFKANNVKQLNDRLNSADQEIFGFDISKINWKDYVVSYYIGIKKNVLREEDDAIPAAQKRIAAFKFVGNTFKVGLMLSISMYLLRYYNLSKFRKIR, from the exons ATGGCGGCTGAATCCGAGATTGCGAGATGGTATCGAGGAAAGACGGTTTTCATAACTGGGGCGACGGGTTTCATGGGTAAGGTACTCTTGGAGAAACTGCTACGATCCTGCCCGGAGATCGGACCGATCTACATCTTGGTCCGTGAGAAAAAAGACGTTCTCTCCCACGAGCGGGTCGAGAATATGCTGACATCCGATCTCTTCAACGAACTTCGGAATTTCGGGATCATCCATGGGGACAGAGTCCACGCCATTCCCGGGGACGTCAGCCTTCCAGAGCTGGGAATATCCCCCGAAGACAGACGCCTCCTTCAGGACACGGTGTCCGTGGTTTTCCACGTCGCAGCCACCGTCAGATTCGACGAGCACCTCCGACTCGCTGTGGCGATGAATTTCGAGGGCACCAAAGCAGTGCTACAGCTTTGTCAAGGGATGGCGCAACTTGCTGCCATAGTCCACGTCTCCACTGCCTACTCTAATTGCGACCTTTCCGTTATCGAGGAGCGTGTATATCCGCCGCCTGCGAACCCTACCAAGGTCCTGCAGTGCGTCGCGGGACTGGACGACGATGCCTTGGATTTCGTAACGCCAAG GCTGATATACGGCCATCCCAATACCTACACTTTCACCAAAGCCCTGGCTGAGGACATCGTCGCAAAGCACTCTACCGTTCTGCCAATTGTTATCGTGAGACCTTCAATAGTGGCAGCATCTTGGAAAGAACCGAGACCAGGATGGGTCGACAATTTCAACGGGCCAACTGCGCTCGTAGTTGGAGCAGGCAAGGGTCTGCTGACGAGCATCTACGGTCGAAAGCATGTAATAGTTGACATGATACCCGTCGACGTTTGCATTAATTTGTTCATAGCTGCCGCTTGGGAGATGG gtACGAGAAAGAGTAGCAAGCTTGTATCGGATATCCGCGTCTACAACTGCGTCTCTGGTCCATTTAGTCCGTTAACGTGGAACGATTTTATAACACACATGACTCCCTGTGGAACAAATTATGCGATGAGTGACACGATCTCGCCACCCGATATCGTTATGACGTCATCAAGAATCAGACACGCATTcaggacatttttttatcaatcgaTAGTTGCCCACGTGGGAGACTTTATCATTCGGTCTTCAGGCGGTAAGCCAAA ACTGAAACACTatcaacaaaaattgaatcacaTGGTCTCATTACTCGAGTTTTTTACCACGCATGAATGGGAGTTCAAAGCGAACAATGTTAAGCAGCTAAATGACCGATTAAATTCAGCCGACCAGGAAATCTTTGGTTTTGATATAAGTAAGATAAACTGGAAAGACTACGTTGTGAGCTACTAcatcggtataaaaaaaaatgtgctgAGAGAAGAAGACGACGCGATTCCTGCTGCTCAGAAAAGGATTGCGGCGTTTAAATTTGTGGGAAACACTTTCAAGGTTGGTCTCATGCTCTCTATCAGTATGTATTTATTGAGATATTACAATTTGTCgaagtttcgaaaaatcagGTAA
- the LOC124303605 gene encoding putative fatty acyl-CoA reductase CG5065 isoform X3, translating into MAAESEIARWYRGKTVFITGATGFMGKVLLEKLLRSCPEIGPIYILVREKKDVLSHERVENMLTSDLFNELRNFGIIHGDRVHAIPGDVSLPELGISPEDRRLLQDTVSVVFHVAATVRFDEHLRLAVAMNFEGTKAVLQLCQGMAQLAAIVHVSTAYSNCDLSVIEERVYPPPANPTKVLQCVAGLDDDALDFVTPRLIYGHPNTYTFTKALAEDIVAKHSTVLPIVIVRPSIVAASWKEPRPGWVDNFNGPTALVVGAGKGLLTSIYGRKHVIVDMIPVDVCINLFIAAAWEMGTRKSSKLVSDIRVYNCVSGPFSPLTWNDFITHMTPCGTNYAMSDTISPPDIVMTSSRIRHAFRTFFYQSIVAHVGDFIIRSSGD; encoded by the exons ATGGCGGCTGAATCCGAGATTGCGAGATGGTATCGAGGAAAGACGGTTTTCATAACTGGGGCGACGGGTTTCATGGGTAAGGTACTCTTGGAGAAACTGCTACGATCCTGCCCGGAGATCGGACCGATCTACATCTTGGTCCGTGAGAAAAAAGACGTTCTCTCCCACGAGCGGGTCGAGAATATGCTGACATCCGATCTCTTCAACGAACTTCGGAATTTCGGGATCATCCATGGGGACAGAGTCCACGCCATTCCCGGGGACGTCAGCCTTCCAGAGCTGGGAATATCCCCCGAAGACAGACGCCTCCTTCAGGACACGGTGTCCGTGGTTTTCCACGTCGCAGCCACCGTCAGATTCGACGAGCACCTCCGACTCGCTGTGGCGATGAATTTCGAGGGCACCAAAGCAGTGCTACAGCTTTGTCAAGGGATGGCGCAACTTGCTGCCATAGTCCACGTCTCCACTGCCTACTCTAATTGCGACCTTTCCGTTATCGAGGAGCGTGTATATCCGCCGCCTGCGAACCCTACCAAGGTCCTGCAGTGCGTCGCGGGACTGGACGACGATGCCTTGGATTTCGTAACGCCAAG GCTGATATACGGCCATCCCAATACCTACACTTTCACCAAAGCCCTGGCTGAGGACATCGTCGCAAAGCACTCTACCGTTCTGCCAATTGTTATCGTGAGACCTTCAATAGTGGCAGCATCTTGGAAAGAACCGAGACCAGGATGGGTCGACAATTTCAACGGGCCAACTGCGCTCGTAGTTGGAGCAGGCAAGGGTCTGCTGACGAGCATCTACGGTCGAAAGCATGTAATAGTTGACATGATACCCGTCGACGTTTGCATTAATTTGTTCATAGCTGCCGCTTGGGAGATGG gtACGAGAAAGAGTAGCAAGCTTGTATCGGATATCCGCGTCTACAACTGCGTCTCTGGTCCATTTAGTCCGTTAACGTGGAACGATTTTATAACACACATGACTCCCTGTGGAACAAATTATGCGATGAGTGACACGATCTCGCCACCCGATATCGTTATGACGTCATCAAGAATCAGACACGCATTcaggacatttttttatcaatcgaTAGTTGCCCACGTGGGAGACTTTATCATTCGGTCTTCAGGCG ACTGA
- the LOC124303605 gene encoding putative fatty acyl-CoA reductase CG5065 isoform X2 translates to MAAESEIARWYRGKTVFITGATGFMGKVLLEKLLRSCPEIGPIYILVREKKDVLSHERVENMLTSDLFNELRNFGIIHGDRVHAIPGDVSLPELGISPEDRRLLQDTVSVVFHVAATVRFDEHLRLAVAMNFEGTKAVLQLCQGMAQLAAIVHVSTAYSNCDLSVIEERVYPPPANPTKVLQCVAGLDDDALDFVTPRLIYGHPNTYTFTKALAEDIVAKHSTVLPIVIVRPSIVAASWKEPRPGWVDNFNGPTALVVGAGKGLLTSIYGRKHVIVDMIPVDVCINLFIAAAWEMGTRKSSKLVSDIRVYNCVSGPFSPLTWNDFITHMTPCGTNYAMSDTISPPDIVMTSSRIRHAFRTFFYQSIVAHVGDFIIRSSGDGLFPD, encoded by the exons ATGGCGGCTGAATCCGAGATTGCGAGATGGTATCGAGGAAAGACGGTTTTCATAACTGGGGCGACGGGTTTCATGGGTAAGGTACTCTTGGAGAAACTGCTACGATCCTGCCCGGAGATCGGACCGATCTACATCTTGGTCCGTGAGAAAAAAGACGTTCTCTCCCACGAGCGGGTCGAGAATATGCTGACATCCGATCTCTTCAACGAACTTCGGAATTTCGGGATCATCCATGGGGACAGAGTCCACGCCATTCCCGGGGACGTCAGCCTTCCAGAGCTGGGAATATCCCCCGAAGACAGACGCCTCCTTCAGGACACGGTGTCCGTGGTTTTCCACGTCGCAGCCACCGTCAGATTCGACGAGCACCTCCGACTCGCTGTGGCGATGAATTTCGAGGGCACCAAAGCAGTGCTACAGCTTTGTCAAGGGATGGCGCAACTTGCTGCCATAGTCCACGTCTCCACTGCCTACTCTAATTGCGACCTTTCCGTTATCGAGGAGCGTGTATATCCGCCGCCTGCGAACCCTACCAAGGTCCTGCAGTGCGTCGCGGGACTGGACGACGATGCCTTGGATTTCGTAACGCCAAG GCTGATATACGGCCATCCCAATACCTACACTTTCACCAAAGCCCTGGCTGAGGACATCGTCGCAAAGCACTCTACCGTTCTGCCAATTGTTATCGTGAGACCTTCAATAGTGGCAGCATCTTGGAAAGAACCGAGACCAGGATGGGTCGACAATTTCAACGGGCCAACTGCGCTCGTAGTTGGAGCAGGCAAGGGTCTGCTGACGAGCATCTACGGTCGAAAGCATGTAATAGTTGACATGATACCCGTCGACGTTTGCATTAATTTGTTCATAGCTGCCGCTTGGGAGATGG gtACGAGAAAGAGTAGCAAGCTTGTATCGGATATCCGCGTCTACAACTGCGTCTCTGGTCCATTTAGTCCGTTAACGTGGAACGATTTTATAACACACATGACTCCCTGTGGAACAAATTATGCGATGAGTGACACGATCTCGCCACCCGATATCGTTATGACGTCATCAAGAATCAGACACGCATTcaggacatttttttatcaatcgaTAGTTGCCCACGTGGGAGACTTTATCATTCGGTCTTCAGGCG ATGGCCTTTTTCCAGACTGA